The proteins below are encoded in one region of Hordeum vulgare subsp. vulgare chromosome 3H, MorexV3_pseudomolecules_assembly, whole genome shotgun sequence:
- the LOC123439989 gene encoding transcription repressor OFP8-like → MDETPHRRTGVGAGVRLKQKLAQLLVRSSCTTNATKITTTPATAFVSLDKANTHPCQEPRHSPDLCTHCTYKRPNLMEGSRSRRHRRRSASVVHASIDNPGQVSGRRSVHSNVPLLPQSLQTSDAKKQTKKSMRARSTSVSRRHGSYSSCRRPRMNSVPYSCSSSTATDDESGADAETTTLFSSLSFSSDSASEFYHTNSSNASRKSHGNAPRRTTRRALPSARGPPDAFRQRVNLATKDHHCKNSKRDEGANAIKKMGVEETGAIGVGMAVVKRSSNPYADFRSSMVEMVVERRIASVGKMEELLESYLSLNSLEHHPAIIAAFEDVWEAVFSEA, encoded by the coding sequence ATGGACGAAACCCCCCACCGCCGCACCGGTGTTGGCGCCGGAGTCCGGCTGAAGCAGAAGCTGGCACAGCTCCTTGTGCGTTCTTCTTGCACCACCAACGCCACCAAGATCACAACCACCCCGGCCACGGCCTTCGTTAGCCTCGATAAGGCCAACACCCACCCCTGCCAAGAGCCACGACATTCCCCTGACTTGTGCACCCACTGCACCTACAAGAGGCCCAACCTGATGGAAGGCAGCCGCTCACGCCGCCACCGTCGCCGCAGCGCATCGGTCGTCCACGCCTCCATCGACAACCCAGGCCAGGTCTCCGGTCGCCGTTCTGTTCACTCCAATGTTCCTCTCCTGCCGCAATCGTTGCAGACGAGCGATGCAAAGAAGCAGACCAAGAAGAGCATGCGGGCACGCTCTACGTCGGTGTCAAGGCGGCATGGCTCATACTCCTCTTGTCGGCGTCCGCGGATGAACTCCGTGCCGTACAGCTGCTCTTCGTCCACCGCGACCGACGATGAAAGCGGCGCCGATGCTGAGACGACGACGCTCTTCTCGTCCCTCAGTTTCTCCTCCGACTCGGCCTCCGAGTTTTACCACACCAACAGTAGCAATGCCTCCAGGAAGAGCCACGGGAACGCGCCGCGCCGAACGACCCGGCGCGCGTTGCCAAGTGCCAGGGGCCCACCCGATGCCTTCCGGCAGCGGGTGAACTTGGCGACGAAGGACCACCACTGCAAGAACAGCAAAAGGGATGAGGGTGCGAATGCGATCAAGAAGATGGGCGTGGAAGAAACCGGAGCCATTGGCGTGGGCATGGCGGTGGTGAAGCGATCGAGCAACCCATACGCAGACTTCCGGAGCTCGATGGTGGAGATGGTCGTGGAGCGTCGTATCGCCAGCGTGGGGAAGATGGAGGAGCTCCTGGAGTCGTACCTCTCGCTCAACTCGCTGGAGCACCACCCGGCAATCATCGCCGCCTTCGAGGACGTTTGGGAGGCCGTCTTCAGCGAGGCGTGA